A stretch of Clostridium sp. BJN0001 DNA encodes these proteins:
- a CDS encoding NAD(P)H-dependent oxidoreductase, producing the protein MKIAILYVSRTGKTEKVANLIAEGTKRVDNIEVKTMNIDNIDKDYLKEADGIIFGTPTYYANMSWELKKWFDESGSLNLEGKLGAVFSTANVVTGGADIALLAVVNHMMVKGMVIYSGGVAFGKPKTHIGYVHINEISENEDEDARIFGERIAKKVAQLF; encoded by the coding sequence ATGAAAATTGCAATATTATATGTAAGTAGAACAGGAAAAACTGAAAAGGTTGCAAATTTGATTGCAGAAGGTACTAAAAGAGTAGATAATATTGAAGTTAAAACAATGAATATAGATAATATAGATAAAGATTACTTAAAAGAAGCAGATGGTATAATATTTGGAACACCAACATATTATGCTAATATGTCATGGGAATTAAAGAAATGGTTTGATGAGTCAGGCTCATTAAATCTTGAAGGAAAACTTGGTGCTGTATTCTCAACAGCAAATGTAGTTACAGGAGGAGCTGATATAGCTCTTTTAGCAGTAGTAAATCATATGATGGTAAAAGGAATGGTAATTTATTCAGGTGGAGTAGCATTTGGAAAACCTAAAACTCATATAGGTTATGTTCATATAAATGAAATTTCAGAAAATGAAGATGAAGATGCAAGAATATTTGGAGAAAGAATTGCTAAGAAAGTAGCACAACTTTTTTAA
- a CDS encoding YaaL family protein, protein MNRDGVFKFLFNKSTVLDADRKLISDMENAKMELDVARSMFNNVNDFKLIELAIFTEEAAKKRYEYLISVARKRGITVSTDYIVDRMYTL, encoded by the coding sequence ATGAATAGAGATGGCGTTTTTAAATTTCTATTTAATAAATCGACAGTACTAGATGCGGATAGGAAACTTATTTCTGATATGGAAAATGCAAAGATGGAACTTGATGTTGCAAGAAGTATGTTTAATAATGTTAATGATTTTAAACTAATTGAACTTGCTATCTTTACGGAAGAAGCAGCTAAAAAGCGATATGAGTATCTTATATCTGTTGCAAGAAAACGTGGTATTACTGTAAGTACAGATTATATAGTTGATAGGATGTATACTCTTTAG
- a CDS encoding toxic anion resistance protein, whose amino-acid sequence MNDEKEMKVPELKFDDPFVQEENVIETQNEKTQIKKFDDEKYLSDEEKQMVDNFVEKIDIKNSNSILQYGVGAQKKIADFSETALNNVRTKDLGEVGNMLTDVVGQLKTFEDDNQKKGIFGFFNKQKNKIAALKTKYTKVEGNINNICNMLEKHQIQLLKDIAMLDKMYDTNKVYFKELSMYILAGKKKIEKVQNEELPILKQKAESSGLPEDAQTMNDFLSMCNRFEKKIHDLELTRMISIQMAPQIRLVQNNDSLMSEKIQSTIVNTIPLWKSQMVLALGVAHSANAAKAQREVTDMTNELLKKNAEVLKMSTIETAKESERGIVDIETLKNTNESLISTLDEVLRIQTEGKQKRIEAEKELTDIENQLKDKLLTLRK is encoded by the coding sequence ATGAATGATGAGAAGGAAATGAAAGTTCCTGAGCTTAAATTCGATGATCCATTTGTTCAGGAAGAAAATGTGATTGAAACACAAAATGAAAAAACTCAGATTAAAAAGTTTGATGATGAAAAGTATCTTTCAGATGAAGAAAAACAGATGGTTGATAATTTTGTGGAAAAAATAGATATTAAAAATTCAAATTCTATACTTCAATATGGTGTTGGTGCACAGAAGAAAATTGCTGACTTTTCTGAAACAGCTTTAAATAATGTTAGAACAAAAGATCTTGGCGAAGTGGGAAATATGCTTACTGATGTTGTAGGTCAATTAAAAACATTTGAAGATGATAATCAGAAAAAAGGAATATTTGGCTTTTTTAATAAACAAAAAAATAAAATTGCAGCACTTAAAACAAAATATACAAAAGTAGAAGGAAATATAAATAATATATGCAATATGCTTGAAAAACATCAAATTCAGCTTTTAAAAGATATTGCGATGCTAGACAAAATGTACGATACAAATAAGGTTTATTTTAAAGAATTATCAATGTACATTTTAGCAGGAAAGAAAAAAATTGAAAAAGTTCAAAATGAGGAACTCCCAATTCTTAAACAGAAAGCTGAAAGTAGCGGTCTGCCAGAAGATGCTCAGACTATGAATGATTTTTTATCTATGTGTAATCGCTTTGAGAAAAAAATACATGACCTTGAACTTACAAGAATGATTTCTATACAGATGGCTCCACAGATAAGACTTGTGCAAAATAACGATTCGCTTATGTCAGAGAAGATACAGTCTACAATTGTAAATACAATTCCTTTATGGAAGAGCCAGATGGTTTTGGCACTCGGTGTTGCTCATTCAGCTAATGCAGCTAAGGCACAAAGAGAAGTAACAGATATGACAAATGAGCTTTTAAAGAAGAATGCAGAAGTATTAAAGATGTCAACAATTGAAACTGCTAAGGAATCTGAACGTGGAATTGTAGATATTGAGACTCTTAAAAATACTAATGAATCTCTTATATCAACACTTGATGAAGTGCTTAGAATTCAGACAGAAGGTAAGCAAAAGAGAATAGAAGCAGAAAAAGAATTAACAGATATAGAAAATCAGCTAAAAGATAAGCTTTTAACTCTTAGAAAATAA
- a CDS encoding DUF1015 family protein — translation MTVLRPFRAIRPIPELASKIAALPYDVMNSEEAREMVKGNPYSFLHVDRAEIDLDPSIDVHDKRVYEKAKSNLNEMIDKGQFIQDAKPCLYIYRQIMNGRAQTGIVFCASIDDYLSNVIKKHEFTRADKEQDRINHVDYCDSNTGPIFLTYKEDQIASEIIEAWVENESKRKPIYDFTSDDGITHIVWVIDNEIIINELIDLFKEIDNLYIADGHHRSASAVKVGLKRRKQNPNYTGDEEFNYFLAVAFPDNDLMVMDYNRVVKDLNGYTKEELLDKISENFIVKKSEGNKPVKPEKKHTFGMDIENEWYTLEAKKGSFDPDDAIDQLDVAILQNNILTPILGIKDVRTSDRIDFIGGIRGIKELEKRVNSDMKIAFSMYPTEVHDIMNVADIGEVMPPKSTWFEPKLRSGLFIHELK, via the coding sequence ATGACAGTACTAAGACCATTTAGAGCAATAAGGCCGATACCCGAACTTGCATCAAAAATTGCTGCACTTCCATATGATGTTATGAATAGTGAAGAAGCAAGAGAGATGGTTAAAGGAAACCCATATTCATTTTTACATGTTGACAGGGCGGAAATTGATTTAGATCCATCAATAGATGTTCATGATAAAAGAGTATATGAAAAAGCAAAAAGTAATCTTAATGAAATGATAGATAAGGGACAATTTATTCAGGATGCAAAGCCATGTTTATATATTTATAGACAGATAATGAATGGAAGAGCTCAGACTGGAATAGTTTTCTGTGCATCAATAGATGATTATTTAAGCAATGTAATAAAGAAACATGAATTTACAAGAGCGGATAAAGAACAAGACAGAATAAATCATGTTGACTATTGTGATTCAAATACAGGACCAATTTTCTTAACTTATAAAGAAGATCAGATAGCTTCTGAAATTATTGAAGCATGGGTTGAAAATGAAAGCAAGAGAAAGCCAATATATGATTTTACTTCTGATGATGGAATTACTCATATTGTATGGGTTATAGATAATGAGATCATAATAAATGAGCTTATTGATTTATTTAAAGAAATAGATAATCTTTATATAGCAGATGGACACCATAGAAGTGCTTCTGCTGTCAAAGTTGGTTTAAAGAGAAGAAAACAGAATCCTAACTATACTGGCGATGAAGAATTTAATTATTTTCTAGCAGTTGCATTTCCAGATAATGATTTAATGGTAATGGATTATAACAGAGTTGTTAAAGATTTAAATGGATATACAAAAGAAGAGCTTTTAGACAAAATAAGTGAGAACTTTATTGTTAAAAAATCTGAAGGAAATAAACCAGTAAAGCCTGAAAAGAAGCATACTTTTGGTATGGATATTGAAAATGAATGGTATACTTTAGAGGCAAAGAAAGGTTCATTTGATCCTGATGATGCTATAGATCAATTAGATGTTGCGATACTTCAAAACAATATTTTAACTCCTATTTTAGGAATTAAAGATGTAAGAACATCTGATAGAATTGATTTTATAGGTGGAATAAGAGGAATTAAGGAACTTGAAAAAAGAGTGAATTCTGATATGAAAATTGCATTTTCAATGTATCCTACTGAAGTTCACGACATAATGAATGTTGCAGATATTGGTGAAGTAATGCCTCCTAAGTCTACATGGTTTGAACCTAAGCTTAGAAGTGGATTATTCATTCACGAATTAAAGTAA
- a CDS encoding 5'-methylthioadenosine/adenosylhomocysteine nucleosidase, producing MIGIIAAMSEELEILLKDIKLEDKKVNANMTFNKGTLHGKDIVAVVCGIGKVNAAICTQILISEYKADKIINVGVAGGIGKDIYPGDIIIAENLVQHDMDTSAFGDKIGQIPRLDTYDFKCDKTMIDIAEKACKSIGNLKYFRGRIASGDQFIADIEKIKWLYKEFGAISCEMEGASIAQVCYLSSIPFVVIRSISDNANNGAHMDYQKFIPIAVKNSTQIINKMIELI from the coding sequence TTAAACTTGAAGATAAAAAAGTAAATGCTAATATGACTTTTAACAAAGGAACTCTTCATGGCAAAGACATCGTTGCTGTTGTATGTGGAATAGGTAAAGTAAATGCTGCTATCTGCACTCAGATACTTATATCAGAATACAAAGCAGACAAAATAATAAATGTAGGCGTTGCTGGAGGAATAGGTAAAGACATATATCCAGGAGATATTATTATAGCTGAAAATCTTGTTCAGCATGATATGGATACATCTGCATTTGGAGATAAAATAGGTCAGATTCCAAGACTTGATACATATGATTTTAAATGTGATAAGACAATGATTGATATTGCAGAAAAAGCATGTAAATCTATTGGAAATTTAAAATATTTTCGTGGAAGAATTGCATCAGGTGATCAATTTATTGCAGATATCGAAAAAATAAAATGGCTTTACAAAGAATTTGGTGCTATATCATGTGAAATGGAAGGTGCAAGCATAGCACAGGTATGTTATCTTAGCAGTATTCCATTCGTTGTAATAAGATCAATATCTGATAATGCTAATAATGGTGCTCATATGGATTATCAAAAATTTATACCTATAGCCGTTAAAAATTCAACACAGATTATAAATAAAATGATTGAATTAATATAA
- a CDS encoding D-2-hydroxyacid dehydrogenase, translating to MLKVLTNDGLQDQAIETLKNLGVEVVNDHIDQDSLGEKLKDFDAVVIRSATKITKDVIDSENGGNLKLVVRAGVGIDNIDKAYAESKGLTVRNTPHASSNSVAELALAHMFALARYVAISNVTMRNGEWNKKKYKGVEILGKTLGIVGMGRIGRSLAEKATALGMKVVYTDIFGKDDKLPYEFKSLEDLLKVSDFISLHVPYDKNAGSLIGKRELALMKKTAFVINCARGKVVDEAALLEALDNDEIAGAGIDVYEKEPTNNEKLINNPKVSVTPHIGASTKEAQTRIGEEVVSVLKEFFKL from the coding sequence ATGTTAAAAGTATTGACAAATGATGGACTTCAGGATCAAGCTATCGAGACACTAAAAAACTTAGGAGTAGAAGTGGTAAATGATCATATTGATCAAGATTCTTTAGGAGAAAAGTTAAAGGATTTTGATGCTGTTGTTATAAGATCAGCTACAAAAATCACAAAAGATGTAATTGATTCTGAAAATGGGGGCAACTTAAAGTTAGTAGTAAGAGCAGGCGTAGGTATTGATAATATTGATAAAGCGTATGCTGAAAGTAAGGGATTAACTGTAAGAAATACTCCACATGCAAGTTCTAACTCAGTTGCAGAACTAGCTCTTGCTCATATGTTTGCATTAGCAAGATATGTTGCAATTTCAAATGTTACCATGAGAAATGGTGAATGGAATAAGAAAAAGTATAAAGGCGTAGAAATTTTAGGAAAAACATTAGGAATAGTTGGAATGGGAAGAATTGGTCGTTCTTTAGCAGAAAAAGCTACTGCTTTAGGAATGAAAGTTGTCTATACTGACATATTTGGAAAAGATGATAAGCTTCCATATGAATTTAAATCTTTAGAAGATTTATTAAAAGTTTCAGATTTTATATCTCTTCATGTACCTTATGATAAAAATGCTGGATCATTAATCGGCAAGAGAGAATTAGCATTAATGAAAAAGACTGCATTTGTAATAAACTGTGCAAGAGGTAAGGTCGTTGATGAAGCAGCACTTCTTGAAGCCTTAGATAATGATGAAATCGCAGGAGCAGGAATCGATGTTTATGAAAAAGAACCTACAAATAATGAAAAATTAATAAATAATCCAAAGGTAAGTGTTACTCCACATATTGGAGCTTCTACAAAAGAAGCACAAACAAGAATTGGTGAAGAAGTAGTTTCAGTATTAAAAGAATTTTTTAAGCTTTAA
- a CDS encoding 5-bromo-4-chloroindolyl phosphate hydrolysis family protein has protein sequence MYRRYFRDLEEQILNSVDRALDSSTFHDIKHTFKGYKNKFNDRCNKENEYTNDNSSSEPEDVKISAYICSKIPGNVASILYLTFGWILFTLFFLSILSIGVLFFILQMKFFWWLVAGMSLSIIFSLVGMILIGSGLKTRNRIKRFKKYVEILQSHEYCTIKQFSESVNKKEKFIVKDVRDMIRLEMFPEGHISEDETYFMLNDSAYDEYINLQNNLEKEKEERIKREEQEKAEMADPQKKQLRLVVETGEKYIKEISDINSFIKNEKVNEKLNKLQNIIRRILECIKENPEKVNEVDKFINYYLPTTLKLLNEYKSLDAEDVQSDNIVKTKEEIENMLDVINDSFLKLFDNLFEDVAMDVSTDISVMYTLLKQEGLTKGDFEK, from the coding sequence ATGTATAGAAGATATTTTCGAGATTTAGAGGAGCAGATATTAAACTCTGTTGATAGGGCTTTAGATTCATCTACTTTTCATGATATAAAGCATACATTTAAAGGATATAAAAATAAATTTAATGATAGGTGTAATAAAGAAAACGAATATACAAATGATAATTCTTCATCTGAACCTGAAGATGTAAAAATATCAGCTTATATATGTTCAAAGATTCCTGGAAATGTAGCATCAATATTATACTTGACTTTTGGATGGATACTTTTTACTTTATTTTTCTTGTCAATTTTAAGTATAGGAGTATTGTTTTTTATATTGCAAATGAAATTCTTTTGGTGGTTAGTTGCTGGTATGAGTTTATCTATTATATTTTCTTTAGTTGGTATGATTTTAATAGGTAGTGGATTAAAAACAAGAAATAGAATAAAAAGATTTAAAAAATATGTAGAAATACTTCAAAGCCATGAATATTGTACTATAAAACAATTTTCTGAATCTGTAAATAAGAAAGAGAAATTTATAGTAAAAGATGTAAGAGATATGATTAGACTTGAGATGTTTCCTGAAGGACATATTTCAGAAGATGAGACTTATTTTATGCTAAATGATAGTGCTTATGATGAATATATAAACCTTCAAAATAATCTTGAAAAAGAAAAGGAAGAAAGAATCAAAAGGGAAGAGCAGGAAAAAGCAGAGATGGCTGATCCTCAAAAAAAGCAGCTTCGTTTAGTAGTTGAAACAGGAGAGAAGTATATTAAAGAGATAAGTGATATAAATTCTTTTATCAAAAATGAAAAAGTGAATGAAAAGCTTAATAAACTTCAGAATATTATAAGAAGAATACTAGAGTGTATAAAAGAAAATCCTGAAAAAGTTAATGAGGTGGATAAGTTTATAAATTATTATCTTCCTACTACATTAAAACTTTTAAATGAGTATAAATCATTAGACGCCGAAGATGTTCAATCTGACAATATAGTAAAGACAAAGGAAGAAATAGAAAACATGTTAGATGTTATAAATGATTCGTTCTTAAAGCTTTTTGACAATTTATTTGAAGATGTTGCAATGGACGTGTCTACTGATATTTCTGTTATGTATACATTACTTAAGCAGGAAGGACTTACTAAAGGAGATTTTGAAAAGTAA
- a CDS encoding pro-sigmaK processing inhibitor BofA family protein — MGEQYLIYGLAGILLLYVFIKFIKWPIKILLNGVIGVIMLFAFNFAGSLINFSLPINAITALIAGFLGIPGIIMLIVIQLFM, encoded by the coding sequence ATGGGTGAACAATATTTAATTTATGGACTGGCTGGCATACTTTTATTATATGTATTTATAAAGTTTATAAAGTGGCCGATAAAAATATTACTCAATGGAGTTATTGGTGTTATTATGCTTTTTGCGTTTAATTTTGCAGGAAGTTTAATAAATTTTTCACTTCCGATAAATGCGATAACTGCTCTTATAGCTGGATTTTTAGGAATACCTGGTATAATAATGCTAATCGTGATACAATTATTTATGTGA